A genomic stretch from Thermoanaerobaculum aquaticum includes:
- a CDS encoding acyl-CoA thioesterase: MGEREPAIRVTLLPRDTNPHGTIFGGVILAYIDQAGAVVAHQHGAARVVTVAMDKVVFHAPVYVGDLVSFYGELVRIGRTSITVKVTVEAAPLGAPGEGRRVTEAVITYVNVDRYGVPTPIPRVTGDSPPPETRETS, translated from the coding sequence ATGGGTGAGCGAGAACCTGCCATTCGCGTGACGTTGCTTCCCCGGGACACCAACCCCCACGGCACGATCTTTGGCGGGGTCATCCTCGCGTACATTGACCAGGCTGGCGCGGTGGTGGCCCATCAACACGGGGCAGCACGGGTGGTGACCGTGGCCATGGATAAGGTGGTGTTCCACGCTCCAGTATACGTAGGCGACCTGGTTTCCTTCTATGGCGAGCTGGTCCGCATCGGCAGGACGTCCATTACGGTGAAGGTGACGGTGGAAGCCGCGCCGCTCGGCGCTCCTGGCGAAGGCAGACGGGTCACCGAGGCGGTCATTACCTACGTGAACGTGGACCGTTATGGCGTCCCCACGCCCATCCCCAGAGTGACCGGCGACAGCCCCCCTCCGGAGACCCGAGAGACCTCTTGA
- the hemE gene encoding uroporphyrinogen decarboxylase, with protein MNRFLAACRKQRVDRPPVWIMRQAGRYLPEYRELREKAGSFLALCTTPELAAEATLQPLRRFPLDAAIIFSDILLPLQALGVSFSFSENGGPRLTKAWDNPQAWAQLQLPASWESMAPVAEAIGLVRQALTPEVALLGFCGAPWTLACYLIEGQGSSDWTNVRKAIYRFPSELKALLLSLGQAMGSYLAFQVRAGAQAVQVFDSWAGVLPLERYQAFVVPALEALFHTLDGLDVPRILYLGHGSHLLPAVASLPVEVVSVDWRTDLQIAAERTGKAVQGNLDPAVLFAETSEVRRQTQAMLQRAPEVGYIANLGHGIWPDTPMAGVEAFLAAIQEKP; from the coding sequence GTGAACCGCTTCCTGGCTGCCTGCCGAAAGCAGAGGGTGGACCGCCCGCCGGTTTGGATCATGCGGCAGGCCGGCCGCTACCTCCCCGAGTACCGCGAGCTGCGGGAAAAGGCCGGGTCTTTCCTGGCTTTATGCACTACCCCGGAATTAGCCGCGGAAGCTACCCTTCAGCCCTTGCGGCGTTTCCCCCTGGATGCCGCCATTATCTTCTCCGACATCCTCTTGCCGCTGCAGGCCCTGGGGGTGAGCTTTTCCTTTTCCGAAAACGGCGGCCCGCGGCTTACAAAAGCTTGGGACAACCCGCAAGCGTGGGCCCAGCTCCAGCTGCCGGCAAGCTGGGAAAGCATGGCGCCGGTGGCCGAGGCCATTGGGCTGGTGCGGCAAGCCCTCACCCCCGAGGTGGCGCTTTTGGGTTTTTGCGGTGCCCCTTGGACACTCGCCTGTTACCTGATCGAAGGCCAGGGGAGCAGCGATTGGACCAACGTAAGAAAGGCCATCTATCGCTTTCCTTCGGAGCTGAAGGCGCTGCTCTTGAGCCTTGGCCAAGCCATGGGGAGCTACCTGGCCTTCCAGGTTCGGGCGGGGGCGCAAGCGGTGCAGGTTTTTGATTCCTGGGCCGGGGTCCTGCCGCTGGAGCGCTACCAGGCGTTCGTCGTCCCGGCTCTGGAAGCGCTTTTCCACACCCTTGACGGCCTGGATGTCCCCCGCATCCTTTACCTGGGCCACGGTTCCCATTTGTTGCCGGCGGTGGCCTCCCTGCCGGTGGAGGTGGTGAGCGTGGATTGGCGCACCGATTTGCAAATAGCGGCAGAGCGCACCGGCAAGGCCGTGCAGGGCAACCTGGACCCGGCGGTGCTGTTTGCCGAAACAAGCGAGGTCAGGCGCCAAACCCAGGCCATGCTCCAGCGTGCCCCGGAAGTGGGCTACATCGCCAACCTCGGCCACGGCATTTGGCCGGACACCCCCATGGCCGGCGTGGAGGCTTTTCTCGCCGCCATCCAGGAGAAGCCATGA
- a CDS encoding tetratricopeptide repeat protein gives MDMQLIKGALAGLLVGFFAGYMVGERQARPALSDPHAGVPGAPPLSGQPQQPPEGGRTTGTGNPQLMEQLRAVEKLLEKDPNNYEHLVQAGNILYDLNNFLRAIDYYEKARAIRDDSPDVLTDLGVCYRETGNYQKALELFDKAADLKPGHWQSRYNAVVVRLFDLNDAAGAKVELEKLKALNNPQVPDLSGLEGEIARRLGSKSN, from the coding sequence ATGGACATGCAACTGATTAAGGGAGCCTTGGCGGGGTTGCTGGTGGGCTTTTTTGCGGGCTACATGGTTGGGGAGCGGCAGGCAAGGCCGGCGCTTTCCGATCCCCACGCCGGGGTACCGGGGGCCCCGCCGCTTTCCGGACAGCCCCAGCAACCGCCGGAAGGGGGCCGTACCACGGGTACCGGTAATCCGCAACTGATGGAGCAGCTGCGGGCGGTGGAAAAGCTCCTGGAAAAGGATCCCAACAACTACGAGCACCTGGTGCAAGCTGGTAATATTCTTTACGACCTCAACAACTTCCTGCGGGCCATTGATTACTACGAAAAGGCCCGGGCCATCCGCGACGATTCTCCGGACGTGCTCACCGATCTGGGGGTCTGTTACCGGGAAACCGGGAACTACCAGAAGGCTTTGGAGCTCTTCGATAAGGCCGCAGACCTCAAACCCGGGCACTGGCAATCCCGCTACAACGCGGTGGTGGTGCGGCTTTTTGACCTCAACGATGCGGCCGGGGCCAAGGTGGAGCTGGAGAAGCTCAAGGCCTTGAACAACCCGCAGGTGCCCGACCTTTCAGGCTTGGAAGGGGAGATCGCACGACGTCTGGGCTCAAAGTCCAACTAG
- a CDS encoding YkgJ family cysteine cluster protein: MAERKTAAPSARFAALDRQLLESYRRAWESGAAAAGPYLACRIGCTECCIGVFEISGLDAWRLRQGLSALALREPQLAAQVKKRAYEQWRLLQADFPGDRTTGALAADEQAREAFFQKFADLPCPALDLSSGRCLLYEARPLSCRSFGLPCRWGAEVLPPCRLNFQGADPTIVAAATIECDPQDLEGDILQALGNPPDTVVAAALAVGSRAPGERE, translated from the coding sequence ATGGCGGAACGAAAAACAGCGGCTCCTAGCGCGCGTTTTGCGGCCCTGGATCGGCAGCTGCTGGAAAGCTACCGCCGGGCCTGGGAAAGCGGTGCCGCTGCCGCCGGCCCTTACCTGGCTTGCCGCATAGGCTGCACCGAGTGCTGCATCGGGGTCTTTGAGATTTCCGGCCTGGATGCCTGGCGCTTGCGCCAGGGTTTGTCCGCGCTGGCCTTGCGGGAACCGCAGCTGGCGGCTCAGGTAAAAAAGCGGGCTTACGAGCAGTGGCGCCTGTTGCAGGCGGATTTCCCCGGGGACAGGACCACCGGCGCGTTGGCTGCCGATGAGCAAGCACGGGAGGCTTTCTTTCAGAAGTTTGCGGACTTACCTTGTCCGGCTTTGGACCTTTCCTCCGGCCGCTGCTTGCTTTACGAGGCCCGGCCGCTTTCCTGCCGTAGCTTTGGCTTGCCCTGCCGCTGGGGTGCGGAGGTCTTACCCCCTTGTCGCTTAAACTTCCAGGGAGCGGATCCAACCATCGTTGCGGCGGCCACCATCGAGTGCGATCCGCAGGATCTTGAAGGCGACATATTGCAGGCCTTGGGAAACCCGCCCGATACCGTGGTGGCAGCAGCCTTAGCCGTGGGTTCCAGGGCTCCCGGGGAGCGGGAATAG
- the hemG gene encoding protoporphyrinogen oxidase, with protein sequence MSTNAASLDVIVIGGGISGLAVGFFARQNGTSVLVLEESTQAGGKIRTDWQDGFCCEWGPQGFLDNVPETLELVRLLGLENRLVKAGQAAADRFILRNGKLRKVPLSPPAFLVSDVVSLPGKLRVLAEPFMPRGRAEDESVLDFARRRIGREAAEVLVDAMVTGVFAGRAAELSLPATFPKMAMMERTYGSLTRAMLALRKKGGGGPAGPGGTLTTFVSGMQELTDRLVAALGPDLRLQSPVAAVQYRESTASPWVVKLANGEELSARNVVVTVPPPKVSALFSHLFPPKALEALGEIPMPPVVVVMTAYKSPQPFAHPLSGFGFLVPSREPRQILGTLFCHSIFPNQAPAGTVLLRTILGGARQPEVIAFSDEELLRLVRRELHAILGGDSDPDLVRVFRHPEGIPQYTLGHPKRLAVLDETASRFRGLYLTGNAYRGVAVNACIAEAKKVAASLR encoded by the coding sequence ATGAGCACCAACGCGGCATCGCTGGATGTCATCGTCATTGGGGGCGGCATTTCCGGACTGGCGGTGGGTTTTTTTGCCCGCCAAAACGGAACATCCGTGCTGGTCCTCGAGGAAAGCACCCAGGCCGGAGGCAAAATCCGCACCGATTGGCAGGATGGGTTTTGCTGCGAATGGGGGCCCCAGGGGTTTCTGGACAACGTGCCCGAAACCCTGGAGCTGGTGCGCCTTTTGGGCCTGGAAAACCGCCTGGTGAAGGCAGGTCAGGCCGCCGCTGATCGCTTTATCCTCCGCAACGGCAAGCTGCGCAAGGTGCCCCTGTCGCCACCGGCGTTTCTGGTTTCGGATGTGGTTTCCCTCCCGGGAAAGCTGCGGGTATTGGCAGAGCCGTTCATGCCCCGGGGGCGCGCCGAGGACGAGTCAGTGCTGGACTTTGCCCGGCGGCGCATTGGCCGGGAAGCGGCGGAGGTGTTGGTGGACGCCATGGTCACCGGCGTGTTTGCCGGTCGAGCGGCGGAGCTTTCGCTGCCCGCCACCTTCCCCAAGATGGCGATGATGGAACGCACCTACGGTTCGCTCACCCGGGCTATGCTGGCCTTGCGGAAAAAAGGCGGTGGCGGACCTGCAGGTCCAGGAGGCACGCTCACCACCTTTGTTTCTGGAATGCAGGAGCTCACCGACCGCCTGGTGGCGGCCTTGGGACCTGACCTCCGTTTGCAAAGCCCGGTCGCGGCGGTGCAGTACCGGGAAAGCACCGCCAGCCCCTGGGTGGTTAAGCTCGCCAATGGAGAAGAGCTTTCCGCCCGCAACGTGGTGGTCACCGTGCCACCCCCAAAGGTTTCGGCGCTCTTTTCCCACCTCTTCCCGCCGAAAGCCCTGGAGGCCCTTGGGGAAATCCCCATGCCGCCGGTGGTGGTGGTGATGACCGCGTATAAATCGCCACAGCCTTTTGCCCATCCCCTTTCGGGCTTTGGCTTTTTGGTGCCTTCCCGGGAGCCGCGGCAGATCCTGGGCACGCTGTTTTGCCACTCCATCTTTCCCAACCAGGCTCCGGCGGGAACCGTGCTTCTGCGCACGATCCTGGGGGGTGCGCGGCAGCCGGAAGTCATTGCCTTTAGTGACGAGGAGCTGCTGCGGCTGGTGCGCCGGGAGCTCCACGCCATCCTGGGAGGCGATTCGGATCCCGATCTGGTCCGGGTTTTCCGCCACCCCGAGGGCATCCCCCAGTACACCCTGGGCCACCCCAAGCGCCTTGCGGTGCTGGACGAGACCGCCTCTCGCTTTCGTGGGCTTTACCTCACCGGTAACGCTTACCGTGGCGTAGCGGTCAACGCCTGTATTGCCGAAGCCAAGAAGGTGGCGGCTAGCTTACGCTGA
- a CDS encoding replication-associated recombination protein A, translated as MPEGTLFPEEPSFAPGTPLAERMRPKSLDEVVGQDEVVAVLKGFLARGELPSLVLWGPPGCGKTTIARLLSAHLNAQFVSFSAVLSGVKEAKTVMDEAKRLRQATGRKTVLFVDEVHRFNKAQQDAFLPFLETGDIVLVGATTENPSFELNRALLSRVKVYVLKPLSPEVMEGLLRKALTDRQRGLGSMELSVDARALARIVSLAAGDARVAYTLLELAAELAGPKGVVNPELVERVAQRRLALYDKEGEEHYNLISALHKSIRNSDPDAALYWLARMLEGGADPRFIARRLLRVASEDVGLADPRALEQAAAAALAVEHVGLPECDLALAQAAVYLALAPKSNALYAGYGKAREVVQQKEPYPVPLHLRNPVTPLMARLGYGQGYVYAHDTEEKVAAMECLPEELAGERFYQPSGEGFEQRIRERLADIARRKAKHGGTKNSGS; from the coding sequence ATGCCTGAGGGCACGCTGTTTCCGGAAGAGCCCAGCTTTGCTCCCGGCACCCCGTTGGCCGAGAGGATGCGGCCCAAAAGCCTGGACGAGGTGGTGGGGCAGGATGAGGTGGTGGCGGTTTTGAAGGGCTTTCTGGCCCGAGGTGAGCTTCCTTCGCTGGTGCTTTGGGGGCCTCCCGGCTGCGGCAAGACCACCATTGCGCGGTTGCTGTCCGCCCACCTCAACGCCCAGTTTGTGAGCTTTTCCGCGGTTTTGTCCGGGGTGAAGGAAGCCAAAACCGTCATGGATGAGGCCAAGCGCTTGCGCCAGGCCACCGGCCGCAAGACCGTGCTGTTCGTGGACGAGGTGCACCGCTTTAACAAGGCCCAGCAGGACGCTTTCCTGCCGTTCTTGGAAACCGGCGACATCGTGCTGGTGGGGGCCACCACCGAAAACCCCTCCTTTGAGCTGAACCGCGCGCTGCTCTCCCGGGTGAAGGTGTACGTGCTGAAGCCCCTTTCGCCCGAGGTCATGGAGGGTCTGCTGCGCAAAGCGCTCACCGACCGCCAGCGGGGCCTGGGGTCTATGGAGCTTTCGGTGGACGCGCGGGCGCTGGCCCGCATCGTTTCCCTGGCGGCCGGCGATGCCCGGGTGGCCTACACGCTTTTGGAGCTGGCCGCGGAGCTTGCCGGGCCCAAGGGGGTGGTGAACCCGGAGCTGGTGGAGCGCGTGGCGCAGCGGCGCTTGGCCCTTTACGACAAAGAAGGGGAGGAGCACTACAACCTCATTTCGGCTCTGCACAAGTCCATCCGCAACTCCGACCCCGACGCCGCCCTTTACTGGCTGGCCAGAATGCTGGAAGGGGGTGCCGATCCCCGCTTCATTGCCCGCCGCTTGCTGCGGGTGGCCAGCGAGGATGTGGGCCTGGCCGATCCCCGGGCTTTGGAGCAAGCGGCGGCAGCGGCTCTGGCGGTGGAGCACGTGGGTTTGCCGGAGTGCGATTTGGCCTTGGCGCAAGCGGCGGTGTACCTGGCGTTGGCTCCCAAGTCCAACGCGCTCTATGCGGGCTATGGCAAGGCGCGGGAGGTGGTGCAGCAAAAAGAGCCGTACCCGGTTCCCCTGCATTTGCGAAACCCGGTCACACCACTCATGGCTCGCCTGGGCTACGGTCAGGGCTACGTGTACGCCCACGACACCGAGGAAAAGGTGGCAGCCATGGAGTGCCTGCCGGAAGAACTGGCGGGGGAAAGGTTCTACCAGCCCAGCGGGGAGGGCTTTGAGCAGCGGATCCGGGAAAGGCTTGCGGACATTGCCCGACGAAAGGCCAAGCATGGCGGAACGAAAAACAGCGGCTCCTAG
- a CDS encoding NfeD family protein — MTWGFFFLAFFLVGLVLAAIFGILESLPKSHVALPRAELVRHRRQVHIARLGVALAGFGGAGLILVSWGRYSWKGVMVSALAVALFCWVVCRWLLRLPCAPSILQQKATVVREIPPGGYGQVRVEAGGSSMVLAAQSEAEETIPAGSEVEVVDCQRSVVVVRKVSPLQ, encoded by the coding sequence GTGACCTGGGGCTTCTTCTTCCTCGCCTTTTTCCTGGTGGGTCTGGTCCTGGCGGCAATCTTTGGAATTCTGGAAAGCCTCCCTAAAAGCCATGTGGCGCTGCCCCGCGCTGAGCTCGTCCGCCACCGGAGACAGGTTCACATTGCCCGCTTGGGTGTGGCGTTAGCTGGCTTTGGCGGTGCCGGTTTGATCTTGGTATCCTGGGGTCGGTACTCGTGGAAGGGCGTTATGGTTTCAGCCCTGGCGGTGGCCCTTTTCTGCTGGGTCGTTTGCCGCTGGCTTTTGCGGCTCCCCTGCGCCCCTTCCATCCTCCAGCAGAAGGCCACTGTGGTTCGGGAGATCCCTCCGGGAGGCTACGGCCAGGTGCGCGTGGAAGCCGGGGGCTCGTCTATGGTTTTGGCGGCGCAAAGCGAAGCCGAAGAAACCATACCGGCGGGCAGCGAGGTGGAAGTGGTGGACTGCCAGAGGTCCGTGGTTGTGGTGAGGAAAGTAAGCCCGCTGCAGTGA
- a CDS encoding Fur family transcriptional regulator, with translation MINEEMLLERLIQALKAHGHSITSQRVMIFRALARHRDHPTAEALYEELQREHAPDLSLATVYKNLHVFEEIGLARAVASPDGRARFDVPLAPHHHLFCTRCGAMVDIEDGVHVEIGPHLEEETGFRVTGLELVLQGVCPTCQGKQNKPRLWRQTSRAAKGSA, from the coding sequence GTGATCAACGAGGAAATGCTCTTGGAAAGGCTGATACAGGCTCTCAAGGCCCACGGCCATTCCATCACGTCGCAGCGGGTGATGATCTTCCGGGCGCTGGCCCGCCACCGCGACCATCCCACCGCTGAAGCGCTCTACGAAGAGCTGCAGCGGGAGCATGCCCCGGACCTGTCGCTGGCCACCGTTTACAAAAACCTGCACGTGTTCGAGGAAATCGGCCTGGCGCGGGCGGTGGCAAGCCCTGATGGCCGGGCCCGTTTTGACGTGCCGCTGGCGCCCCACCACCACCTCTTCTGCACCCGCTGCGGGGCCATGGTGGACATCGAGGACGGCGTGCATGTGGAAATTGGGCCGCACCTGGAGGAAGAAACCGGCTTCCGGGTGACCGGGCTGGAGCTGGTGCTGCAGGGGGTGTGCCCAACCTGTCAAGGGAAGCAGAACAAGCCCCGTCTCTGGCGGCAAACTTCCCGCGCTGCCAAAGGCTCAGCGTAA
- a CDS encoding class II aldolase/adducin family protein, producing MNRETRLRAELVAVGERLYRAGLVRAGEGNFSARLDEASFLLTPRGCTKGFLHAWQLVRAPLVGELPEQASSEGLLHQAILRAHPTVAAVLHAHPPLVLRALFAGQTLQPSVLKEAETLRLEVLPDLPPGSQALAQAAAAAVARGNVLLLPGHGVVAVGSSVTEALWRLETTELLAAVCRGAWPHA from the coding sequence GTGAACCGGGAAACCAGGCTGCGGGCTGAGCTGGTGGCCGTGGGCGAGCGGCTTTACCGCGCGGGGTTGGTGCGGGCGGGGGAGGGGAACTTTTCGGCTCGCCTGGACGAGGCCAGCTTTTTGCTTACCCCCCGGGGCTGTACCAAAGGCTTTCTGCACGCCTGGCAGCTGGTACGGGCACCGCTGGTGGGCGAGTTACCGGAGCAAGCTTCCTCCGAGGGGCTTTTGCACCAAGCCATCCTGCGGGCTCATCCCACGGTGGCCGCGGTTCTGCACGCCCATCCGCCTTTGGTCTTGCGGGCGCTTTTTGCGGGCCAGACCCTGCAGCCCTCGGTGCTTAAGGAAGCGGAAACCTTGCGGTTAGAGGTGCTCCCGGATTTGCCTCCGGGCTCCCAGGCCCTGGCCCAGGCCGCTGCCGCTGCGGTGGCACGTGGCAACGTTTTGCTGCTGCCCGGGCATGGGGTGGTGGCGGTGGGCTCGTCGGTAACCGAGGCCCTGTGGCGTCTGGAAACCACCGAGCTTTTAGCGGCCGTTTGCCGGGGAGCTTGGCCCCATGCCTGA
- a CDS encoding Maf family protein, with product MSNGLPLVLASASPRRRELLGRLGLEVVPAPVDVDESPLPGEPPLTVPLRLAQLKAAAAQERFPSFPVLAGDTVVVCDGRILGKPRDAGDAREMLLTLRGRSHLVATASAISYAGKSASALDVVRVTFNAFPLVLLDWYLAGSEWQDKAGAYALQGQAAVFVERVEGNVQAVVGLPLARLPQLFSQVGLEVSFSGSRLLLLPRSE from the coding sequence GTGAGCAACGGTCTTCCCCTGGTTCTGGCTTCGGCTTCCCCCCGGCGACGGGAGCTTTTGGGTCGTTTGGGATTGGAGGTAGTTCCCGCCCCGGTGGATGTAGACGAATCGCCCCTGCCGGGGGAACCGCCGCTCACCGTGCCCCTGCGCCTGGCGCAACTGAAGGCTGCGGCCGCGCAAGAGCGATTTCCCAGCTTCCCGGTTTTGGCCGGAGACACGGTGGTGGTCTGCGACGGCCGCATTCTGGGAAAACCCAGGGACGCCGGGGATGCCAGGGAGATGCTTTTGACGTTGCGCGGCCGTTCGCATCTGGTGGCCACCGCCTCGGCGATTTCCTATGCTGGCAAAAGCGCAAGCGCCCTCGATGTGGTCAGGGTAACCTTTAACGCTTTTCCTCTCGTGCTTCTGGATTGGTACCTGGCCGGCAGCGAATGGCAGGACAAAGCCGGTGCTTACGCGCTGCAGGGTCAAGCGGCGGTTTTTGTGGAACGGGTGGAGGGGAACGTGCAGGCGGTGGTGGGCCTGCCGTTGGCCCGCCTCCCGCAGCTCTTTTCCCAGGTTGGGCTCGAGGTTAGCTTTTCCGGCTCACGCTTGCTTCTTCTTCCTCGTAGTGAATAG
- a CDS encoding methylated-DNA--[protein]-cysteine S-methyltransferase — translation MKEEKSRDVNAWVRFRTPVGWLEVRASEEGVVAVEFGAREEEGEGGSGQALAWARQAREELEAYFSGRQRGFSVPLLLNGTPFQQAVWRKLLEIPYGQTATYGALARELGRAGAARAVGAACAVNPIPILVPCHRVLGSGGALTGFAGGLSVKARLLALERQHR, via the coding sequence ATGAAGGAGGAAAAATCGCGGGACGTAAATGCGTGGGTCCGTTTTCGGACGCCGGTAGGGTGGCTGGAGGTGCGGGCCAGCGAGGAAGGGGTTGTGGCCGTGGAGTTTGGCGCTCGGGAAGAGGAGGGTGAAGGGGGCAGCGGTCAAGCGCTGGCTTGGGCCCGCCAGGCAAGAGAAGAGCTGGAAGCGTACTTTTCCGGAAGGCAGCGAGGGTTTTCGGTGCCGCTGTTGCTCAACGGGACGCCCTTTCAGCAAGCGGTTTGGCGGAAGCTCTTGGAAATCCCCTATGGCCAGACCGCCACGTACGGAGCTTTGGCACGTGAATTGGGCAGGGCTGGGGCGGCCCGAGCGGTGGGGGCGGCCTGTGCCGTGAACCCAATTCCCATCCTCGTTCCCTGCCATAGGGTGCTGGGGAGTGGAGGAGCCCTTACGGGTTTTGCCGGTGGCCTGTCCGTGAAAGCCAGGCTTTTGGCTCTGGAAAGGCAGCACCGCTAA
- the hemN gene encoding oxygen-independent coproporphyrinogen III oxidase: protein MTAKSFAATVPSHLQNEVDFSAITPELIAKYDRPGPRYTSYPTAPQFSTSFTAQDYRKALSLAAQRENEPLSLYVHVPFCEARCTYCGCNIVISPHRGPEEAYLDAVTAELELLAQALGKRRALSQMHWGGGTPTYLTPSQCARLFEAVAQRFTFLPSAEVALEVDPCVTTFEHLRVLRSLGFNRISMGLQDTNPQVQQAVRRIQSLELTKAMVDKARELGFSSVNIDLMYGLPYQTPESFAITAQQVVEELSPDRVAIFSYAHVPWIKPHQKALEAMPLPRGFAKFAIFAAAAQVFLQAGYRFIGMDHFAKPNDELSRALDSGTLHRNFMGYTVLPASDLIGVGLTSIGDVAGAYVQNEKILARYQRTVKGGEFAVERGIWRSAEDELRGAVIRKLICTFSLPFSWVRERFSVDPEVTFARELSELSPFVEDGLLQISSWGITVLPQGRVFIRNICMPFDTYLRRETGKPIYSRTV, encoded by the coding sequence ATGACAGCGAAGTCTTTCGCGGCTACCGTGCCCTCTCACCTGCAAAACGAGGTGGACTTTTCGGCCATCACTCCCGAGCTCATCGCCAAGTACGACCGCCCTGGCCCCCGCTACACCTCCTACCCCACCGCCCCGCAGTTTTCCACCAGCTTCACCGCCCAGGACTACCGCAAGGCTTTGAGCCTGGCGGCCCAGCGGGAAAACGAGCCGCTTTCCCTTTACGTGCACGTGCCCTTCTGCGAGGCTCGCTGCACCTACTGCGGCTGCAACATTGTGATTTCGCCCCATCGCGGCCCGGAAGAAGCCTATCTGGACGCAGTTACCGCCGAGCTGGAGCTGTTAGCTCAAGCTTTGGGGAAAAGGCGGGCCCTTTCGCAAATGCACTGGGGCGGTGGCACCCCTACGTACCTCACGCCCTCCCAGTGCGCGCGTCTCTTCGAGGCCGTGGCCCAGCGTTTTACCTTTCTGCCCTCCGCCGAAGTGGCCCTGGAGGTGGACCCCTGCGTCACCACCTTTGAGCACCTGCGGGTGCTGCGCAGCCTGGGCTTTAACCGCATTTCCATGGGGCTGCAGGACACCAACCCCCAGGTACAGCAGGCGGTACGGCGAATTCAGAGCCTGGAGCTCACCAAAGCCATGGTGGACAAAGCCCGGGAGCTGGGCTTTTCCTCCGTGAACATTGACCTCATGTACGGCCTTCCCTACCAGACACCGGAAAGCTTTGCCATCACCGCGCAACAAGTGGTGGAGGAGCTTTCCCCCGACCGGGTGGCCATCTTCTCTTACGCCCACGTGCCCTGGATTAAGCCCCACCAGAAGGCTCTGGAGGCCATGCCCTTGCCGCGGGGCTTCGCCAAGTTTGCCATTTTTGCTGCTGCCGCCCAGGTTTTCCTCCAGGCCGGCTACCGCTTCATCGGCATGGACCACTTTGCCAAGCCCAACGACGAGCTTTCCCGGGCTTTAGATTCCGGCACGCTCCACCGCAACTTCATGGGCTACACCGTGCTCCCCGCTTCCGACCTTATCGGCGTTGGGCTGACCTCCATTGGCGATGTGGCCGGTGCGTACGTGCAAAACGAAAAGATCCTCGCCCGCTACCAGCGCACCGTGAAGGGTGGCGAGTTTGCGGTGGAGCGGGGCATTTGGCGAAGCGCCGAGGATGAGCTGCGCGGGGCGGTCATCCGCAAGCTCATCTGCACCTTCTCTTTACCTTTTTCCTGGGTGCGGGAGCGCTTTTCCGTGGACCCCGAGGTGACCTTTGCCCGGGAGCTTTCCGAGCTTTCCCCCTTCGTGGAGGACGGCCTGTTGCAAATCTCGAGCTGGGGCATCACCGTGCTCCCCCAGGGCCGGGTCTTCATCCGCAACATCTGCATGCCCTTTGACACCTACCTGCGCCGGGAAACCGGCAAGCCCATTTACTCGCGAACCGTATGA